One genomic region from Macrobrachium rosenbergii isolate ZJJX-2024 chromosome 1, ASM4041242v1, whole genome shotgun sequence encodes:
- the LOC136840008 gene encoding fap1 adhesin-like — MNKKAFDTVGPLWSKPEEEEEEEEEEEEEEEESAVCTEINSVYEGVYKETNLVYERCLRRFNYDLHEGVYEETNSQSMKASTKRLTQSMRGVLRKEASVCKSNSVYEGVYKETNLIYEGVCEETNSIYEGVYEETNSIYEGVYEETSNSIYEGVYEETSNSIYEGICEEINSVYEGVYKETNLIYEGVYEETNSIYEGVCEETNLIYEGVYEETNLIYEGVYEETNSIYEGVYEETNSIYEGVYEETNSIYEGVYEETNSIYEGVYNETSNSIYEGVHKETSDSIYEGVCEETNSICEGVYEETSNSIYEGVCEETNSICEGVYEEASNSIYEGVCEETSNSIYEGVCEETSNSIYEGVYEETNSIYEGAYKETNSIYEGVYEETNSVSLAELKEHCTCLDASMPLI, encoded by the exons GTGTGCACAGAGATTAACTCAGTCTATGAAGGTGTCTACAAAGAGACTAACTTGGTCTATGAAAGGTGTCTGAGAAGATTCAACTACGATCTGCATGAAGGTGTCTATGAAGAGACTAACTCTCAATCTATGAAGGCGTCTACAAAGAGACTAACTCAATCTATGAGAGGTGTCCTACGAAAAGAGGCTA GTGTCTGCAAAAGTAACTCAGTCTATGAAGGTGTCTACAAAGAGACTAACTTGATCTATGAAGGTGTCTGCGAAGAGACTAACTCAATCTATGAAGGTGTCTATGAAGAGACTAACTCAATCTATGAAGGTGTCTACGAAGAGACTAGTAACTCAATCTATGAAGGTGTCTACGAAGAGACTAGTAACTCAATCTATGAAGGTATCTGCGAAGAGATTAACTCAGTCTATGAAGGTGTCTACAAAGAGACTAACTTGATCTATGAAGGTGTCTACGAAGAGACTAACTCAATCTATGAAGGTGTCTGCGAAGAGACTAACTTGATCTATGAAGGTGTTTACGAAGAGACTAACTTGATCTATGAAGGTGTCTACGAAGAGACTAACTCAATCTATGAAGGTGTCTACGAAGAGACTAACTCAATCTATGAAGGTGTCTACGAAGAGACTAACTCAATCTATGAAGGTGTCTACGAAGAGACTAACTCAATCTATGAAGGTGTCTACAACGAGACTAGTAACTCAATCTATGAAGGTGTCCACAAAGAGACTAGTGACTCAATCTATGAAGGTGTCTGCGAAGAGACTAACTCAATCTGTGAAGGTGTCTATGAAGAGACTAGTAACTCAATCTATGAAGGTGTCTGCGAAGAGACTAACTCAATCTGTGAAGGTGTCTACGAAGAGGCTAGTAACTCAATCTATGAAGGTGTCTGCGAAGAGACTAGTAACTCAATCTATGAAGGTGTCTGTGAAGAGACTAGTAACTCAATCTATGAAGGTGTCTACGAAGAGACTAACTCAATCTATGAAGGTGCCTACAAAGAGACTAACTCAATCTATGAAGGTGTCTACGAAGAGACTAACTCAGTCTCATTAGCAGAACTCAAAGAACATTGCACATGTCTGGATGCGAGTATGCCACTTATTTGA